One window from the genome of Acidihalobacter ferrooxydans encodes:
- a CDS encoding DUF4156 domain-containing protein, whose translation MKLRYLIVPVLVAATLGGCAWARLTPYGEQARVLSASQVGTCKALGTTTVQVPATVLGIPRPQRDVEHDLQVVARNALQNVHGDTIVPEGKPVNGAQTFEMYRCINP comes from the coding sequence ATGAAACTGCGCTATCTGATTGTCCCCGTCCTGGTTGCCGCGACGCTTGGCGGCTGCGCCTGGGCCAGACTCACCCCCTACGGTGAACAGGCTCGCGTCCTGAGTGCATCACAAGTCGGCACCTGCAAGGCACTGGGCACCACCACCGTCCAGGTACCCGCCACCGTGCTCGGCATTCCGCGTCCGCAACGCGACGTGGAACACGACCTCCAGGTCGTCGCGCGAAACGCGCTGCAGAATGTCCACGGCGACACCATCGTGCCCGAAGGCAAGCCGGTCAACGGCGCCCAGACCTTCGAAATGTACCGTTGCATCAACCCGTGA
- a CDS encoding glycine zipper 2TM domain-containing protein, which yields MNMNMNIKHSLVAAGIASALLAAPLAQADGWSSVTYAKARVVGVEPIMQTVQVRGPAERTCWTVNRTREIQRPVNDPNTVGNTIIGAVIGGVIGHQFGHHGHYDGPTVAGALLGGAIGNNLSQNGVQSYTVNQPVRRCEVTRHYRNVQQVDGYRVRYRYQGQVYTTRMDHEPGRFIRIRVSERVTPVN from the coding sequence ATGAACATGAACATGAACATCAAGCATAGCTTGGTCGCCGCCGGTATCGCGAGCGCGCTGTTGGCGGCGCCTTTGGCGCAGGCCGACGGTTGGAGCAGCGTCACGTATGCCAAGGCGCGCGTGGTCGGCGTCGAGCCGATCATGCAGACGGTGCAGGTGCGTGGCCCGGCCGAGCGAACCTGCTGGACGGTAAACCGCACCCGCGAGATACAGCGGCCGGTGAATGACCCGAACACCGTGGGCAACACGATTATCGGCGCAGTCATCGGTGGCGTGATCGGCCATCAGTTCGGCCATCACGGTCATTACGACGGCCCGACCGTGGCGGGCGCATTACTGGGCGGTGCGATCGGTAACAATCTGTCGCAGAACGGCGTGCAAAGCTATACCGTCAATCAGCCGGTGCGGCGCTGCGAGGTAACGCGACATTATCGCAACGTGCAGCAGGTGGACGGCTATCGCGTCAGATACCGGTATCAGGGGCAGGTCTACACCACGCGGATGGATCACGAGCCCGGCCGTTTCATCCGGATTCGCGTCAGCGAGCGTGTGACTCCGGTAAACTGA
- a CDS encoding phospholipase A — MCTTLPEHRKRSSHTFRLLAAAALCLPAAAEAADWRNCLTLADDRARLACYDRFARSKTPPSAAPAQGASASASAPALASRLDNEQAASENPFAIRAYKPNYFLPFTYAFNRLDNPVYGFTPQREEAKFQISLQVDAWKNPLGPGTAVYFAYTQLSLWQMYNTSASSPFRETNYTPEGGLDWSLDARFLGLDFRKLRFSYIHQSNGQGGPRSRSWNRLAVQTAFERGALAGAIRGWYRIPERASRDDNPDITHYLGYGDLLLAYRFAHGTLSTRLRNNLNLDHNRGAIEINYSFPLTSHVKGYVQFFSGYGETLIDYNRSVSRIGLGFALTDWL, encoded by the coding sequence ATGTGCACAACGCTTCCTGAACACCGAAAAAGGTCATCGCACACTTTCCGCCTGCTCGCGGCGGCAGCGCTCTGCCTGCCGGCCGCGGCGGAGGCGGCCGACTGGCGAAATTGCCTGACACTGGCGGACGATCGCGCGCGACTGGCGTGCTACGATCGCTTCGCCCGCTCCAAGACACCTCCCTCGGCGGCGCCCGCGCAAGGCGCATCGGCGTCGGCGTCTGCCCCGGCGCTCGCCAGCCGTCTGGATAACGAACAGGCCGCAAGTGAAAATCCCTTTGCCATCCGCGCCTACAAGCCCAATTATTTCCTGCCTTTCACTTACGCCTTCAACCGGCTGGACAATCCTGTGTACGGGTTCACACCACAGCGAGAGGAGGCCAAATTCCAGATTTCCCTACAGGTGGACGCATGGAAGAATCCGTTAGGCCCCGGCACGGCGGTATATTTCGCCTATACCCAGCTTTCGCTGTGGCAGATGTACAACACCTCAGCCTCCAGCCCGTTTCGGGAAACCAACTACACGCCCGAGGGCGGCTTGGACTGGTCTCTCGATGCCCGGTTTCTGGGACTCGATTTTCGCAAGCTGCGCTTCAGTTACATCCATCAATCGAATGGCCAGGGCGGGCCGCGGTCGCGCAGCTGGAACCGCCTGGCGGTGCAGACCGCCTTCGAGCGCGGGGCGCTGGCCGGCGCCATCCGCGGCTGGTATCGCATTCCGGAGCGGGCCTCGCGCGACGACAATCCGGACATCACCCACTATCTCGGCTACGGTGATCTGCTGCTTGCCTACCGCTTCGCCCACGGCACGCTCTCGACGCGCTTGCGCAACAACCTGAATCTCGACCACAACCGCGGCGCGATCGAGATCAATTACAGCTTCCCGCTGACCTCTCACGTCAAAGGGTATGTGCAGTTTTTCAGCGGCTACGGCGAAACCCTGATCGACTACAACCGTTCCGTGAGCCGGATCGGCCTCGGCTTTGCGCTGACCGATTGGCTGTAA
- a CDS encoding ATP-binding protein encodes MAVISIKRRLLRAGGAVLAVFVLATGVALDRAFVTAANQAEQDKLRGLVYALLGAANITRQGVTLDQSLLGAPRLGQPDSGLYAMVTDAQGKVLWHSPSMLTPPTGATTAAAGQWAFGRARLAGMPVFRLAFGVRWTPDSGGGLYDFVVYEDTRGYQQQLSGYRNTLAFWLGGAALLVLATLVGVLQWGLRPLRQVSGEIARIERGEIDALHGEHPSELRPLVAGLNALLAHERARRERTRHALDDLAHSLKTPLAVLRGLRADEGLTGQAARTVGEQVCRMDQIVAFQLERAVGARTQGLLPPLAVAPVVARLLPALERVYAGRGIHFRADVPADLQARIDEHQLMELVGNLLDNAGKWARVRVRLGARRDAGGIVVRVEDDGPGIAEEQVNALLARGARADTQNPGQGIGLAVVAQIADDYAGAVRITRSELGGARVEVRLRTA; translated from the coding sequence ATGGCGGTGATCTCCATCAAGCGCCGCCTGCTGCGGGCGGGCGGCGCGGTACTGGCGGTGTTCGTGCTGGCCACCGGTGTGGCGCTGGATCGGGCCTTTGTCACTGCCGCCAACCAGGCCGAGCAGGACAAGCTGCGCGGGCTGGTCTATGCGTTGTTGGGCGCGGCCAATATCACGCGCCAGGGCGTCACGCTCGATCAGTCGCTGCTCGGCGCGCCACGGCTCGGGCAGCCCGATTCCGGACTTTACGCGATGGTGACCGATGCGCAGGGCAAGGTTCTGTGGCATTCGCCCTCCATGCTCACGCCACCGACCGGGGCCACGACCGCAGCGGCGGGGCAATGGGCGTTCGGCCGCGCACGGCTGGCGGGTATGCCGGTGTTCAGGCTGGCGTTCGGGGTGCGCTGGACCCCGGACAGCGGCGGCGGGCTCTACGATTTCGTGGTCTACGAGGACACGCGCGGCTACCAGCAGCAACTCAGTGGCTATCGCAATACGCTCGCGTTCTGGCTCGGCGGCGCGGCGCTGCTGGTGCTGGCGACGCTGGTCGGCGTGCTGCAATGGGGTTTGCGCCCGCTGCGCCAGGTCTCCGGGGAGATCGCGCGGATCGAGCGCGGCGAGATCGACGCCCTGCACGGCGAGCATCCGAGCGAATTGCGGCCGCTGGTCGCCGGACTCAACGCATTGCTGGCTCACGAACGCGCGCGGCGCGAGCGTACGCGTCACGCGCTCGATGATCTGGCGCACAGCCTCAAGACGCCACTGGCGGTGTTGCGCGGCCTGCGCGCAGACGAAGGGCTGACGGGGCAGGCGGCCAGAACGGTCGGCGAGCAGGTCTGTCGAATGGATCAGATCGTCGCGTTCCAACTCGAACGGGCCGTCGGCGCACGCACCCAGGGGTTGCTGCCGCCGCTGGCCGTGGCGCCCGTCGTGGCGCGGCTGTTGCCGGCGCTGGAGCGCGTCTATGCCGGACGCGGCATCCATTTTCGCGCTGACGTGCCCGCGGACCTGCAGGCCCGGATCGACGAGCACCAGCTCATGGAACTGGTCGGCAATCTGCTCGACAACGCTGGCAAATGGGCGCGCGTGCGCGTCCGCCTCGGTGCGCGGCGTGATGCCGGAGGGATTGTGGTGCGTGTCGAGGATGACGGTCCGGGCATCGCGGAAGAACAGGTCAATGCGTTGCTCGCCCGAGGTGCGCGCGCGGATACACAGAACCCCGGTCAGGGTATTGGCCTGGCCGTCGTCGCGCAGATCGCCGACGATTACGCCGGCGCGGTACGCATTACCCGCTCCGAACTGGGCGGGGCGCGGGTCGAGGTGCGTTTGCGTACCGCCTGA
- a CDS encoding 8-oxoguanine deaminase — MRMWIRAPLAILAEEAEGGVVVEGARIVECVARGAQPAAPVDEVFDASGHVVLPGLINLHHHFFQTLTRACPPALDKPLFPWLEALYPVWAGLRPVDLALAARVALVELLRSGCTMVSDHHYLFPAGLEEAIDIEVAALRELGMRAVLTRGSMSLSVEDGGLPPKCVVQNEDAIMADSERLLTRYHERGEGAMLGIALAPCSPFSVTPALMRESAALARREGARLHTHLAETGDETAWCLEHTGQRPVDYLEALDWLGDDVWVAHGIHFDAHEIVRLGQAGVGVCHCPGSNMILASGHCRSLELEEAGSPVGLGVDGSASNDASNLIGEARQALLLQRLYYGADRVGHRDALRWATEGGARCLGRSDIGRIAPGLQADLALFKLEEPRFAGAGDPLAALLLCGAQQADRVMIAGRWRLLDGEVPGLDLDALLDAQRRAARELLRRAGLAA, encoded by the coding sequence ATGCGGATGTGGATACGCGCGCCTCTGGCGATTCTCGCCGAGGAGGCCGAAGGCGGCGTGGTCGTCGAGGGCGCCAGAATCGTCGAATGCGTGGCGCGTGGTGCGCAGCCAGCGGCGCCGGTGGACGAGGTTTTCGATGCGTCCGGGCATGTCGTGCTGCCGGGCCTCATCAATCTGCATCACCACTTCTTCCAGACCTTGACGCGCGCGTGTCCGCCGGCGCTGGACAAGCCGTTGTTTCCCTGGCTGGAGGCGCTGTATCCGGTGTGGGCCGGGCTGCGGCCGGTTGATCTCGCGCTGGCGGCGCGGGTGGCTCTGGTTGAGCTACTGCGTTCGGGGTGCACGATGGTCAGCGATCATCATTATCTGTTTCCCGCCGGACTCGAAGAGGCCATCGATATCGAGGTGGCGGCGTTGCGCGAGCTGGGCATGCGCGCGGTGCTGACGCGGGGCTCGATGAGCCTGTCGGTGGAAGATGGCGGTCTGCCACCGAAGTGTGTGGTGCAGAACGAAGATGCGATCATGGCCGACAGCGAACGCCTGCTGACGCGCTATCACGAGCGTGGCGAGGGGGCGATGCTTGGCATTGCCCTGGCCCCGTGTTCGCCGTTTTCGGTGACGCCGGCGCTGATGCGCGAGTCCGCCGCTCTGGCACGCCGCGAAGGTGCGCGGTTGCATACGCATCTGGCCGAAACCGGGGACGAGACGGCGTGGTGCCTGGAGCATACCGGGCAGCGGCCGGTGGATTACCTGGAAGCGCTGGATTGGCTGGGCGACGACGTGTGGGTCGCGCACGGCATTCATTTCGATGCACACGAGATCGTCCGGCTGGGCCAGGCCGGGGTCGGCGTCTGCCATTGCCCGGGGTCGAACATGATCCTCGCGTCTGGCCACTGCCGTTCGCTGGAGCTGGAGGAGGCCGGTAGCCCGGTCGGCCTCGGTGTGGATGGTTCGGCCTCCAACGACGCGTCCAATCTGATCGGCGAGGCGCGCCAGGCGCTGCTGCTGCAACGCCTGTATTACGGTGCCGACCGTGTCGGTCATCGCGATGCCTTGCGCTGGGCAACCGAGGGCGGCGCGCGCTGTCTGGGGCGCAGCGACATCGGCCGCATCGCGCCGGGGTTGCAAGCCGATCTGGCGTTGTTCAAGCTCGAGGAGCCACGTTTCGCCGGCGCGGGCGATCCGCTTGCCGCGCTGCTGTTGTGCGGCGCGCAACAGGCCGACCGCGTCATGATCGCCGGACGCTGGCGGCTGCTCGACGGCGAGGTCCCGGGCCTCGACCTGGATGCATTGCTCGACGCGCAGCGGCGGGCCGCACGCGAATTGCTGCGGCGGGCGGGTCTGGCGGCATGA
- a CDS encoding DODA-type extradiol aromatic ring-opening family dioxygenase translates to MISTAARMPTLYIPHGGGPCFFMDVPPGMPADLWDHMAAYLRGIGPSLAAPPTAVLVISAHWEAPRPTVSTAAQPDLLFDYYGFPEQTYHLTYPAVGSPALAAQVRELLTAAGIASDQDAERGLDHGVFVPFKLIFPEADVPIVAMSLQRGLDPAAHLAIGRALVPLREAGVLIVGSGMSFHNLRTLFSDDGTSDAQASAFDTWLTDAVTAAAPARDRALTDWRNAPGASASHPREEHLLPLMVAAGAAANDSGERVYSDRLMGKALSGFRFG, encoded by the coding sequence ATGATTTCAACCGCTGCGCGCATGCCCACTCTCTACATTCCCCACGGCGGCGGCCCGTGCTTTTTCATGGATGTGCCGCCCGGCATGCCCGCCGATCTCTGGGACCACATGGCGGCTTACCTGCGCGGCATCGGTCCGTCACTGGCCGCCCCACCGACGGCCGTACTGGTAATCTCCGCGCACTGGGAAGCCCCACGTCCGACGGTCAGCACGGCAGCGCAACCCGACTTGCTGTTCGACTACTACGGCTTTCCCGAGCAGACCTACCACCTCACCTATCCGGCGGTCGGCTCGCCGGCGCTGGCGGCGCAGGTGCGCGAGTTGCTGACTGCCGCAGGCATTGCCTCGGATCAGGACGCCGAGCGAGGCCTCGACCATGGGGTGTTCGTGCCGTTCAAACTGATCTTCCCGGAGGCGGACGTGCCCATCGTGGCGATGTCACTGCAACGCGGCCTTGATCCGGCCGCGCATCTGGCCATCGGCCGGGCTCTGGTGCCCCTGCGTGAGGCGGGCGTGCTGATCGTCGGTAGCGGCATGAGTTTTCACAATTTGCGCACGCTGTTCAGCGATGACGGCACCAGCGATGCACAGGCCAGTGCTTTCGATACCTGGCTCACCGATGCCGTGACCGCAGCAGCACCGGCGCGTGACCGCGCCCTGACCGACTGGCGCAACGCACCCGGCGCCAGCGCCAGCCATCCCCGCGAAGAACACCTGCTGCCCCTGATGGTGGCGGCAGGCGCGGCCGCCAACGACAGCGGCGAGCGCGTCTACTCAGACCGGCTGATGGGCAAGGCGCTGTCGGGCTTCCGGTTCGGCTAA
- a CDS encoding response regulator transcription factor — protein MRILIVEDDADLRTQMVGLLEAQHMVVDTAADGREGLYRATEYPLDLAIVDLGLPVVDGVEVVRGIRAAGKSLPVLVLTARGRWQDKVSGLEAGADDYLVKPVHPEELLARVRALLRRSGGWAQPKLVCGPIGLDQGAQQVTLDGAPVELTAYEYRVLEYLMLRAGEVVSKAALTEHIYAEDDERDSNVIEVFIRRLRRKLDPDEILQPIETLRGRGYRLNLERRVDAGEAPG, from the coding sequence ATGCGCATTCTGATCGTCGAGGATGATGCCGACCTGCGCACGCAGATGGTCGGTCTGCTGGAGGCGCAACACATGGTGGTCGATACCGCTGCGGATGGCCGCGAGGGACTGTATCGGGCCACCGAATATCCCCTCGATCTGGCCATCGTCGATCTTGGTCTGCCGGTGGTCGATGGTGTCGAGGTGGTGCGCGGCATACGTGCGGCCGGCAAGAGTCTGCCGGTGCTGGTGCTGACCGCACGGGGTCGCTGGCAGGACAAGGTGTCCGGGCTTGAGGCCGGCGCCGACGATTACCTGGTCAAACCGGTGCATCCGGAGGAGTTGCTGGCGCGGGTGCGGGCGCTGCTGCGGCGCTCCGGCGGCTGGGCGCAGCCGAAACTGGTGTGTGGCCCGATCGGGCTCGATCAGGGCGCACAGCAGGTGACGCTCGACGGCGCGCCGGTCGAACTGACCGCTTACGAGTACCGGGTGCTCGAATATCTGATGCTGCGTGCGGGCGAGGTCGTGTCCAAGGCCGCATTGACCGAGCATATCTATGCCGAAGACGACGAGCGCGACAGCAATGTGATCGAGGTGTTCATCCGGCGCCTGCGGCGCAAGCTCGACCCCGATGAAATCCTGCAACCGATCGAAACCCTGCGCGGGCGTGGCTATCGGCTGAATCTGGAGCGCCGTGTCGACGCCGGCGAAGCGCCCGGGTGA
- a CDS encoding Dyp-type peroxidase, with translation MNLEQTGILAPLPEQARYLTFELAAPEAVRDSLLALRDIVDGERAVLGIGPSLARALGADIPGLRVLPPQACDGFDIPSTPAALWCWIRGEDRGRIFHYSRSIVEALADAFRLTQSVDGYKYAEGRDLSGYIDGTENPQGDHARTVALADDTVPGLAGSSFVAVQLWEHDFDQLEAYSRVERDDMIGRRYSDNEELDDAPPSAHVKRTAQESFEPEAFMLRRSMPWSEGDAGGFMFVAFGHTLDAFEASLHRMSGAEDGIADGLFRFTRPRTGAYYWCPPIRDGRLDLSLFGL, from the coding sequence ATGAATCTCGAACAGACTGGAATTCTCGCCCCGCTGCCCGAGCAGGCCCGTTATCTGACTTTCGAACTCGCTGCGCCCGAGGCCGTGCGCGACAGCCTGCTGGCGCTGCGCGACATCGTCGATGGTGAACGCGCCGTACTCGGCATCGGCCCCTCCCTTGCACGCGCGCTGGGTGCCGACATCCCCGGACTCAGAGTGCTGCCGCCGCAAGCGTGTGACGGCTTCGACATCCCCTCGACGCCGGCCGCCCTGTGGTGCTGGATCCGTGGCGAGGATCGCGGACGGATTTTCCACTACAGCCGCAGCATCGTCGAGGCGCTCGCCGACGCCTTCCGCCTGACCCAGTCCGTGGACGGGTACAAATACGCGGAGGGCCGCGATCTGAGCGGCTACATCGATGGCACGGAAAATCCGCAAGGCGACCACGCGCGCACCGTCGCGCTGGCGGACGACACCGTGCCCGGACTGGCCGGTTCGAGTTTCGTCGCCGTACAACTCTGGGAGCACGACTTCGATCAGCTCGAAGCCTACAGCCGCGTCGAACGCGACGACATGATCGGCCGTCGTTACAGCGACAACGAGGAACTCGATGACGCCCCGCCATCGGCGCACGTCAAACGCACCGCGCAGGAGAGCTTCGAGCCGGAAGCGTTCATGCTGCGGCGCTCGATGCCCTGGAGCGAAGGCGACGCGGGTGGCTTCATGTTCGTGGCCTTCGGACACACGCTGGATGCCTTCGAAGCCTCCTTGCACCGCATGTCCGGCGCAGAGGATGGCATCGCAGACGGCTTGTTCCGCTTCACCCGGCCACGGACCGGCGCCTATTACTGGTGTCCGCCGATACGCGACGGCCGGCTCGACCTGAGCCTGTTCGGCCTGTAG
- a CDS encoding DsbA family oxidoreductase, translating into MKPPLRVSVFLDYACPFCYIGSARLLRLEDRYDLRVNWAYIELHPETPPAGQAPGEPGYAPEQLSVIDESLAALAAADALPLVTRSRVPNTRLALRLAEAAKEQGREPFYRLHRTLFHAHFADGRDIGDAHVLRAIVAACDLPDDLPDRAWGVNPALDARFARYRAFAAAAGTRSVPTYVFGPQILIGVQSLETLYDAAQTLTTSAATDP; encoded by the coding sequence GTGAAACCGCCGCTGCGCGTCAGCGTATTCCTCGATTACGCCTGCCCGTTCTGCTACATCGGCAGCGCGCGGCTGCTGCGCCTGGAGGACCGTTACGACCTGAGAGTGAACTGGGCATACATCGAGCTGCATCCGGAAACGCCACCCGCCGGGCAAGCTCCCGGCGAACCCGGCTACGCCCCGGAACAACTCTCGGTCATCGACGAATCGCTCGCAGCGCTGGCCGCGGCGGACGCACTGCCCCTGGTGACCCGCTCCCGCGTACCCAACACCCGCCTCGCGCTGCGCCTGGCCGAAGCGGCCAAGGAACAGGGCCGCGAACCCTTCTATCGGCTGCACCGGACGCTCTTTCACGCGCACTTCGCGGACGGCCGCGACATCGGCGATGCGCACGTCCTGCGCGCCATCGTCGCCGCATGCGATCTGCCGGACGATCTGCCCGACCGCGCCTGGGGCGTCAACCCCGCGCTGGACGCCCGCTTCGCACGCTACCGGGCGTTCGCCGCGGCCGCCGGCACCCGCTCCGTTCCGACCTATGTGTTCGGTCCACAGATCCTGATCGGCGTGCAAAGCCTGGAAACGCTGTACGACGCCGCACAGACCCTGACGACAAGCGCCGCGACAGATCCATAG
- a CDS encoding YceI family protein, which produces MRKKNGRAKSPWLRGLLGALALTVLAGCASQPPTVATSAQRLPPAPKLPVQGATAYHVVRADSQLRVLVYRAGPLAAFGHNHVITTTDIQGTVYVQPRLDLSGFDLRIPLKSFVIDIPAQRVQEGPGFGGQPSRADRAGTRKHMLGPVLDVARYPVMTLRSLGMVGPPWYPRVSVRVTLHGVSHDFVVPTAVFHAGAGRLVVTGGLALKQSDFGIKPFTIFNGALSVRNRMDVSFHLVLAPKAR; this is translated from the coding sequence ATGCGGAAGAAGAACGGGAGGGCGAAATCGCCCTGGTTGCGAGGTCTGCTCGGCGCCCTGGCGCTGACCGTGCTGGCGGGCTGCGCAAGCCAGCCTCCGACTGTGGCGACATCGGCGCAGCGCCTGCCGCCCGCGCCGAAATTGCCGGTACAGGGGGCAACCGCGTATCACGTGGTGCGGGCCGATTCGCAGCTTCGCGTGCTGGTCTACCGGGCGGGCCCGCTGGCCGCGTTCGGCCATAATCATGTCATTACCACCACCGATATTCAGGGCACGGTCTATGTGCAGCCCCGGCTCGATCTGTCCGGCTTCGATTTGCGCATACCACTGAAGAGTTTCGTGATCGATATTCCGGCGCAGCGGGTGCAGGAGGGGCCGGGTTTCGGCGGGCAGCCGAGCCGGGCGGATCGTGCCGGCACGCGCAAGCATATGCTCGGGCCCGTGCTCGATGTTGCGCGGTATCCGGTGATGACGCTGCGTTCGCTGGGCATGGTCGGCCCCCCTTGGTATCCGCGGGTTTCCGTGCGCGTGACACTGCATGGCGTCAGTCACGATTTTGTCGTTCCGACGGCGGTCTTTCATGCCGGTGCCGGACGGCTTGTCGTGACTGGCGGTTTGGCGCTGAAGCAAAGCGATTTCGGCATCAAGCCGTTCACTATCTTCAATGGCGCACTGAGCGTGCGCAACCGCATGGACGTGAGCTTCCATCTCGTGCTGGCGCCGAAGGCGCGATAG
- a CDS encoding disulfide bond formation protein B — MRFLNGRHLGVLGVVTTLAALAAALWWQYHDGLEPCSLCWVQRGEVVLLLVGFALHWRWQRLGGGLALLAAVAGLVTALLQLDEVQNGAAAALNVCTITASGLPSCAVAGAHRILGIRLVDWSLAGFVFWLLLALAALPWRARGAAA; from the coding sequence ATGCGATTTTTGAACGGACGCCACCTGGGGGTGCTCGGCGTGGTGACGACGCTGGCGGCGCTTGCGGCGGCGCTGTGGTGGCAATACCACGATGGCCTTGAGCCGTGCTCGCTGTGCTGGGTGCAGCGTGGCGAAGTTGTCTTGCTGCTGGTCGGTTTCGCACTGCACTGGCGCTGGCAGCGGCTCGGCGGTGGTCTGGCGCTGCTGGCCGCGGTGGCGGGGCTGGTCACGGCGCTGCTGCAGTTGGACGAGGTGCAAAATGGCGCTGCGGCGGCGCTCAATGTGTGCACGATCACCGCCTCCGGGCTGCCTTCCTGCGCGGTGGCCGGCGCACATCGCATCCTCGGTATCCGCCTGGTCGACTGGTCGCTCGCCGGTTTTGTGTTCTGGCTGCTGCTGGCGCTGGCCGCGCTGCCCTGGCGGGCGCGTGGAGCGGCGGCTTAG
- a CDS encoding amidohydrolase family protein — protein sequence MSAATVYRATILNPQGPERMAVYADGALRVREGRIEAVGAFDALSPPRAGDTLVELDGVLVPGFYDVHIHWVQHRVRGRFAAELMPWLREYIWPEEARYGDAGFAAAAARTFFADTVRAGTVAGLCYSSPHPEAVRVAVAAAQGDWLIGDAVMPEYAPAELRAASIHTVDELDPLARELGPARYAITPRFALNCPAPLLAALGAYAQAHGHFVQTHLSESPQEIREVAAAFPEAEDYTDVYDRAGLLGPRSVLGHCIHLAPREWRVLAARGCRVAHCPSSNEALDSGRMPLERVREHGVHWALASDVGAGPSHAMLHVMQRFLAQHRAAGVPVTGVEALYRATLAGAECMGRAAQGGNFEPDKRADFVLLPRPGGTPDAEGWLADWTRGTQLELESRPLGTCLAGQWRAVG from the coding sequence ATGAGCGCGGCGACGGTCTATCGCGCGACGATCCTCAATCCACAGGGTCCGGAGCGCATGGCGGTGTACGCAGACGGCGCCTTGCGCGTGCGCGAGGGGCGCATCGAGGCGGTCGGCGCGTTCGATGCGCTGAGTCCTCCAAGGGCCGGCGACACGCTGGTCGAACTGGATGGCGTGCTTGTGCCGGGTTTTTACGACGTGCACATTCACTGGGTGCAGCACCGCGTGCGCGGGCGCTTCGCGGCCGAGTTGATGCCCTGGCTGCGTGAATACATCTGGCCCGAGGAAGCGCGTTACGGCGATGCCGGGTTCGCTGCCGCCGCGGCGCGCACGTTCTTCGCCGATACCGTGCGCGCCGGCACCGTCGCCGGCCTGTGCTATTCCAGCCCGCACCCGGAGGCGGTGCGGGTCGCGGTGGCTGCCGCGCAAGGCGACTGGCTGATCGGCGATGCGGTCATGCCCGAATATGCCCCCGCCGAGCTGCGCGCGGCCAGCATCCACACCGTCGACGAACTCGATCCGCTGGCGCGCGAGCTCGGCCCGGCGCGTTACGCGATCACCCCGCGCTTTGCGCTTAACTGCCCGGCGCCGCTACTCGCCGCGCTGGGCGCCTATGCGCAGGCCCACGGCCACTTCGTGCAGACGCATCTTTCCGAGTCGCCCCAGGAAATCCGCGAGGTCGCCGCCGCCTTCCCCGAGGCCGAGGATTACACCGATGTGTACGACCGCGCCGGCTTGCTTGGCCCGCGCAGCGTGTTGGGTCACTGCATTCATCTCGCGCCGCGTGAATGGCGCGTCCTGGCCGCGCGCGGTTGCCGGGTGGCGCATTGTCCGTCGAGTAACGAGGCCCTGGATTCCGGCCGTATGCCGCTGGAGCGGGTGCGTGAGCATGGCGTGCACTGGGCACTGGCGAGCGACGTCGGTGCCGGGCCGTCGCATGCCATGCTGCACGTCATGCAGCGGTTTTTGGCGCAACATCGCGCGGCGGGTGTGCCGGTCACGGGTGTCGAGGCCTTGTACCGGGCGACGCTGGCCGGCGCCGAATGCATGGGGCGGGCCGCGCAGGGCGGCAATTTCGAACCGGATAAACGGGCCGATTTTGTGCTGTTGCCGCGGCCGGGAGGGACGCCAGATGCCGAAGGCTGGCTCGCGGACTGGACGCGCGGCACGCAGCTCGAACTGGAATCGCGCCCGCTCGGCACCTGTCTGGCCGGTCAGTGGCGAGCGGTTGGTTGA
- a CDS encoding PepSY domain-containing protein, whose translation MTRNHPMLRVLLPLALSLTPFAVQAAPQSPGVAGVVVSADAGASASATEVRWRAERGPHIGPGEAARLAHAEYGGRVLAVHRIRDGKAYRVRLLIGGQIRVVIVDARNGRVRG comes from the coding sequence ATGACCCGGAACCATCCCATGCTGCGTGTGTTATTGCCTCTTGCGCTGTCGTTAACGCCGTTTGCGGTGCAGGCTGCGCCGCAATCGCCAGGGGTCGCTGGCGTTGTCGTCAGCGCCGACGCCGGCGCCAGCGCCAGCGCCACGGAGGTGCGGTGGCGGGCCGAGCGCGGGCCACACATCGGTCCCGGCGAGGCTGCCCGCCTGGCGCATGCGGAGTACGGCGGACGTGTGCTGGCGGTGCATCGGATCAGGGACGGCAAGGCCTATCGTGTGCGCTTGCTGATCGGCGGGCAGATTCGGGTCGTCATTGTGGATGCCCGCAACGGCCGCGTGCGGGGCTGA